A segment of the Kluyveromyces marxianus DMKU3-1042 DNA, complete genome, chromosome 5 genome:
AACTTGGACCATTGCattctttgaacaaaattCTTCACTATTTGGACCTTTATTTGGAACTTGTTGTAGTTCAATAACTCATTAGGAACAATCCAAGTATGCTTTTCAGTATTCAACGACAGATCCGACAAATAAACCACAATAAATGGTATACATCCCGATAAAGGATTCATATTGTCTAAAAGCTGTCTTATTTGTCCATAATTTTTTTCGATGGAGGGTATGACTTTTAAGTTTTCCCAAGTCAACAAATCGCCTGGCTCTACTAACCTCCATGTTTCGGTGAATCTTTGGACAACTATGGAACTCAATGCAAGAATAATTTGCATCATGGTATTATAATTCTGCAATTCTTTGCAGTGTTCAGCTATGTGTATGAACCTTTGGATTGTATTCCTCCTTAATCTGATATCCTGGGTCATGACAATCTCCGAAATTATCCAATCCACAGTTAGGTTGAATCGTCCAATAGCCAAATCAATTCCAGACAAATGATCGTTGTATACTAACAATTGCAACCAACTAGTGAATTGAGGAAGCTGGTCCTTCATATTTAATTCTAATAAGTCCTTCCAATCAATTTCAGATAGAATATCTTTCTCTATTAAGGTTAATTGAGTTGCGACGGATTTTGAATCGTACATTAAAATGAAAGGTATATGTTGGTTCAAGTTTTTAATACCTAGTCGGGGATCGGTTATTTGGTATTCACTTAATAATCTTCTAATTTGTTCATCAGTATTCTCAGAGTTATCTTCAGCTGACTCTGATTCGTCGGTTGAATTTCTCACACCGAGATCAATCATTGTATTCCGTCTCCTTTGGATGAACATAGATTGTCTCTTGCGGGCACTTTCAGGAAGGGTAGTGGATTGAATCATTTGGAATTTCTCAACTTCCATAGCAAGTGATTCACTTACTGGAGAACTCTTATCATCTTCTCCGTTTTTATCTTTGACGTAGGTGCCTTCCAATTTCATTAATGCAAGGTTAACAGGATCCATATTGCTATCCATGGTATCATCTATACCGTTGATGATGTCTTCCAGTTTTTTTTCGTCAATCTCCTCATTTTCAACAACATTAgggtttgttgttggattATCAATATCgtcttcctcctcctctaACGAAGTTTCCTCATCAGGAGCATCAATAAACTGCTGCTTTAAGTCATCCAGATTTTTTTCTGGTGAAGCATAATCACCATTATCTATATCTGGCGAGAACAGATACTTGTTTTGCTCGGTATTGATATTGTCAATATCTTCGTCAAATATATCGCTCGTTGGTTGTTTGGCTAATTGTAGTTGCTCTCGAATAGACGTATACTTTGAGCTCTTATGAGCACTTGAATCGGAGGAGTGTTCAAGCGAGTGCTCCGAATCATGACTTGTTATTGATTTAATGCTTGGAGTTTGGGAAAGTTTAGGAACTGAGGAATGAGACGCTGGCTGAGAATTGTAttcgtattcttcttcttcaggaAAGGAAACTGAATTACGCATTCCGGCTTTCTGCGGCGATGCCTTGGCTGAAGTGAAAAGTAAATTTGTGGCTACACTTTGAGAGTCAGAGTCATTGCATAGAGACTCGTGCTTGCTTGGAGACCTCAAATTAATATCATCCTTAAGAAAGTGAGAAGTTGTCTCTTCTAATTCCGATATGATATCTTGGTTATATGCAAGAGCTTGGTCCCTTTCTATGAAAAATTCATTCCTCAAAATCAGTGGAGATTTTGGTACTGCTGAAGACATTGATGCAGATATAGCTGCATTCTGATTTCTGGAAATGCTTATTCTGCCACTAGTTGGTCGTTTGACTTCTGCCACACTGTTACGTGCATTGCCGAGTTCAGAAGTGGATTCTTCATACGCTGTTattaatgaagaaatatctGCGTTTTCAAGCTCTGAATCAGGTTTTGTAGCATCAATTTCGTTATGTGCAGTATGAATAGAGACGGAATCGCGTTGGTCAACATTTTCATTGgatttattattgttgaTTTCCGTAGAATCAGGTTCTTCGAAATTAAACCTACGAAGATCATTTACATTAACTTTCCTCTTTAAAGTTGGAGCCGCATCCATAAATATATTAGAGTTGGCATTATTCTTATTTGGCGCCACTTCCGATGCTGAAGTTGAGGAAAATGCAGAGTCGTATGTTACAACAGAGGTAATTGAATTCCTTTGACCATTGTATTCTCCTATGTTTCCCAAACTATTAGCGAGGATTGCTTTCTTTGTGGGTGAATTCCTCTTTGAATCCAGAAAGACCAATCTTTTTGGACTGCTCCTTTCATCTGATTTTGGCACCCCGATCAGTGCGTTTGATATGCTATATCTCGAAGAATTATAAGAATGTAACATTGGGGCTGAATTTctaatttttcttctttctagTGCCGTCATGGATGGAGACAGAAGATGTGTGGCAGATTTATTCCCTTTATTGTTCaaagttttggaaagtGATATTACGGAATTTGCAATTGAGGAAACAGTTTTGTATAGATTCAAATTATCGATTACGCTGTAATCATTTGAATCATCCTCGCTTGACTCTATTTTGGATGTCTTTGCAGATATTCTATTTTCCTCTACTTTCTCCAACAGATCTTTTTCGACAGATATTAGGTACTCAACTTCCTCAATAGTTCTAGCACTAAGAATGTCAAATTTAGATCCAATAGAATCTGGTTGTGGATTTGAATGTGTTtctaatgaagaaattgagaaaaCGTACTTTATTAACTTTTCCACCCTTGGAGGATTCTGTACACGTTGGGGGTTAGCTTTGGTTTGATGATTTAGCTTCCATTTAGAAAGGAGCCCTATAATTCCTTTATGATGAACGCTCTCTCttaaattcttttgttgagttttcttttctatttctGTAGGATCAGCGTCTACATAAGACGTTTGTAAGATAAACTCGATTTTCTTTGCCGGGGTTGGTGGGATTACCGCATCTACTGATGGTGTGATAGGGTATTCTAGTTCTTTCATTATAGTTGATACATCGGTATCTTTTGACAGTTGGGTAATATTTTGGGTATGAAGGGATTTTAGGGTTGTGATGGTCACATTTTTCTGATTAGTTGATGATTCTTGTAGGTGTGTATTATTATAGCTATGGTTTTGCTTAGCAGTGTATCCATTAGATGCATTTTCTGGGAACAAAAGCATAGAGCCTGTACGTTGTTTAATTCTCATACTCTGTTTTTTCGTGTCACCTTCAGACTGCTGAGGTAAAGgtatt
Coding sequences within it:
- the LTE1 gene encoding mitotic regulator LTE1; the encoded protein is MSSAAKTGGEHDEETESVALFSQSDLFPVPSEKVLTVDIRDGSVRILKCTLPALLVKLSSPLDNVDYSMLTDFFLVYRSFISSESLLELILERFQWALTLRQSESRQKSLSEIILVRMFVLIRHWLSNYFAQDFVLNASLRSTMLLFINSFSPSDKFLDNIILSLKKLWVQNVQLMWEDVGDLASQNNISTREQWLNWKISDVSSVIPNNHNGDTSNQSSQTTLSKQRRLSSIALQNINDPAHRNESLLSLLHTKEKIPLPQQSEGDTKKQSMRIKQRTGSMLLFPENASNGYTAKQNHSYNNTHLQESSTNQKNVTITTLKSLHTQNITQLSKDTDVSTIMKELEYPITPSVDAVIPPTPAKKIEFILQTSYVDADPTEIEKKTQQKNLRESVHHKGIIGLLSKWKLNHQTKANPQRVQNPPRVEKLIKYVFSISSLETHSNPQPDSIGSKFDILSARTIEEVEYLISVEKDLLEKVEENRISAKTSKIESSEDDSNDYSVIDNLNLYKTVSSIANSVISLSKTLNNKGNKSATHLLSPSMTALERRKIRNSAPMLHSYNSSRYSISNALIGVPKSDERSSPKRLVFLDSKRNSPTKKAILANSLGNIGEYNGQRNSITSVVTYDSAFSSTSASEVAPNKNNANSNIFMDAAPTLKRKVNVNDLRRFNFEEPDSTEINNNKSNENVDQRDSVSIHTAHNEIDATKPDSELENADISSLITAYEESTSELGNARNSVAEVKRPTSGRISISRNQNAAISASMSSAVPKSPLILRNEFFIERDQALAYNQDIISELEETTSHFLKDDINLRSPSKHESLCNDSDSQSVATNLLFTSAKASPQKAGMRNSVSFPEEEEYEYNSQPASHSSVPKLSQTPSIKSITSHDSEHSLEHSSDSSAHKSSKYTSIREQLQLAKQPTSDIFDEDIDNINTEQNKYLFSPDIDNGDYASPEKNLDDLKQQFIDAPDEETSLEEEEDDIDNPTTNPNVVENEEIDEKKLEDIINGIDDTMDSNMDPVNLALMKLEGTYVKDKNGEDDKSSPVSESLAMEVEKFQMIQSTTLPESARKRQSMFIQRRRNTMIDLGVRNSTDESESAEDNSENTDEQIRRLLSEYQITDPRLGIKNLNQHIPFILMYDSKSVATQLTLIEKDILSEIDWKDLLELNMKDQLPQFTSWLQLLVYNDHLSGIDLAIGRFNLTVDWIISEIVMTQDIRLRRNTIQRFIHIAEHCKELQNYNTMMQIILALSSIVVQRFTETWRLVEPGDLLTWENLKVIPSIEKNYGQIRQLLDNMNPLSGCIPFIVVYLSDLSLNTEKHTWIVPNELLNYNKFQIKVQIVKNFVQRMQWSKFYRIDIDNELLSKCVYLTSLSHDEINTISAQHLAPR